In one window of Chryseobacterium phocaeense DNA:
- the recO gene encoding DNA repair protein RecO, with protein MNSQNGFLLSFIKYGENDAVLHCFTEEEGFQTYFVKGIYSKRNKKKALLQPLSMLNFTVNPARGNGIPSVSKFELLKNYDLYMDIKANTVIFFISDFLNQVLRHEHKNPVLFFSIKQFVNELTDKNYQCHLLFLISILKIQGVAPLIRNGEYLDPETGIFTETPAHQLFNREISHIWKTALCSENLYTTKIHPSLRKDFLDSLLVYYHYHITDFRIPASLEVIQQIFE; from the coding sequence CGGATTTTTACTCTCATTTATAAAATATGGCGAAAATGATGCGGTGCTGCATTGTTTTACAGAAGAAGAAGGCTTTCAGACCTATTTCGTAAAAGGAATCTATTCCAAAAGAAATAAAAAGAAGGCCCTGCTTCAGCCTTTAAGTATGCTTAATTTTACGGTGAATCCTGCCAGAGGCAACGGAATTCCTTCGGTTTCGAAATTTGAACTGCTTAAAAATTATGATCTGTATATGGATATCAAAGCCAATACCGTGATATTTTTTATTTCAGATTTCCTGAACCAGGTTTTAAGACATGAACACAAAAATCCAGTTCTTTTTTTCAGTATCAAGCAATTCGTTAATGAACTGACGGATAAAAACTATCAATGTCATCTGCTCTTTTTAATTTCAATCCTGAAAATCCAGGGAGTTGCTCCTCTCATACGGAACGGGGAATATTTAGATCCTGAAACGGGAATATTTACAGAAACTCCTGCCCACCAGCTTTTCAATAGGGAAATATCCCATATATGGAAAACAGCCCTATGCTCGGAAAATCTTTATACCACAAAAATTCATCCATCCTTACGAAAAGATTTCCTGGACAGCCTTCTCGTATATTACCATTATCATATTACTGATTTCAGGATTCCGGCATCCCTGGAGGTGATTCAGCAGATTTTTGAATAG